One Candidatus Peregrinibacteria bacterium genomic window, AGGAGCGACTTGAGCGAGAGGCACCAATATATTCGATAAAGCCGGGGCACCGAATGGTTTCAAAAATCGATGGAACTCAGAAGTTTTTGTTTCAATTGCAAAGTGGGCACAAGATGGAAGCAGTGCTTATGCGTTATAGCGACAAAGCTGGTAAACGTAATACAGTTTGTGTCTCTTCGCAGGTAGGTTGTGCCCTTAAGTGTGCATTCTGCGCCACGGGTAAACTCGGTTTTTCAAAAAACCTTATAGCTGAAGAGATAGCTGATCAGGTTCTATATTTTGATCATATTTTGAAAAAAGAGGGGGAGCGCGTGACTAATGTAGTGTATATGGGTATGGGTGAGCCATTTTTAAATTATGACCAAGTTATAAAATCAGTACGGATTTTAAATGATGAGCGTTGCTTAAATATCGCGGCGCGCAACATAACGGTTTCGACTTCCGGAGTTGTGGATGGGATTAAAAGGTTCACAAATGAAGACTGGCAGGTGAATTTGGCTGTGTCTTTGCACGCCCCGACGCAAGAGGGGCGGGCTGCTATCATGCCGATAGCACTTCCCCATACACTCGATCAACTTATGCAGGCACTTTATGATTACACGGAAAAAACTCATCGCAGAATTTCTTACGAATACGTACTGCTCAAAGGGGTAAATGATCAAGATGAGCATGCTCATCAACTGGCAAAACTTCTCAAAGGCACTCTCTGTCACGTAAATCTTATCCAATACAATGAAACTGATTTACCATTTTCAAAAAGCTCTCAGCTTCAAACAAAATCATTTTTAGAAATCCTCGAATCACATAATATACCATCCTCGCTTCGAATCAGCCGCGGCCAAGATATTTTTGGCGCATGCGGTCAGCTTGCAAATAAGATTGAAGAAGAAAAATAAGGCTTGAATTGACTTAAACTCAAAAACAATATAGTTTTTTATGCGTACAATTTATCAAAAAAATAATTTCTAATTCAAAAAAATATGGATGCAGGACAAACTCCAGGTAGAGCTCAACAAGTAGGTGGGCAAGGGCAGCCACCGATCAAAATCAGTATTA contains:
- the rlmN gene encoding 23S rRNA (adenine(2503)-C(2))-methyltransferase RlmN encodes the protein MKTYEEVVSILETNGFKKFRAGQVFQGVYKEGRDNYDDITTLPKDVKERLEREAPIYSIKPGHRMVSKIDGTQKFLFQLQSGHKMEAVLMRYSDKAGKRNTVCVSSQVGCALKCAFCATGKLGFSKNLIAEEIADQVLYFDHILKKEGERVTNVVYMGMGEPFLNYDQVIKSVRILNDERCLNIAARNITVSTSGVVDGIKRFTNEDWQVNLAVSLHAPTQEGRAAIMPIALPHTLDQLMQALYDYTEKTHRRISYEYVLLKGVNDQDEHAHQLAKLLKGTLCHVNLIQYNETDLPFSKSSQLQTKSFLEILESHNIPSSLRISRGQDIFGACGQLANKIEEEK